From Lolium perenne isolate Kyuss_39 chromosome 5, Kyuss_2.0, whole genome shotgun sequence, a single genomic window includes:
- the LOC127304789 gene encoding mediator of RNA polymerase II transcription subunit 7a-like, with protein MAMTSSSAYPPPPPFYRLYKDFEQDPSSAPEPPLPIDGAYQLFGATYTTDVVLPSLEDQGVRQLYPKGPDIDFKKEVKELRTLNRELQLHILELADILVERPSQYARRVEDISLIFKNLHHLLNSLRPHQARATLIHLLENQIQRRKQAIEDIKQRREEAQRLLGESLVIIDGSQQGLQCEGL; from the exons ATGGCAATGACGTCGTCATCGGCATACCCTCCGCCCCCTCCGTTTTACCGGCTATACAAGGATTTTGAGCAGGATCCCTCGTCTGCACCGGAACCCCCATTGCCGATCGATGGAGCATATCAACTCTTCGGCGCTACCTATACA ACAGATGTGGTGCTCCCAAGTCTGGAGGATCAAGGTGTTCGGCAGCTCTATCCAAAGGGCCCAGATATCG ACTTCAAGAAGGAAGTCAAGGAACTAAGGACACTCAACAGAGAGCTCCAACTCCATATCCTGGAGCTAGCAGATATTCTAGTGGAGAGGCCATCTCAGTATGCTCGCAGGGTCGAAGATATTTCGCTCATTTTCAAGAACCTGCACCACCTTCTTAATTCCCTACGACCACACCAG GCAAGAGCGACATTGATTCACCTTCTTGAGAACCAGATACAGCGTCGTAAGCAAGCAATTGAAGATATAAAACA GAGAAGAGAGGAGGCACAAAGGCTACTTGGGGAATCACTGGTTATTATTGATGGAAGCCAGCAGGGACTCCAATGTGAAGGCCTCTGA